One Vairimorpha necatrix chromosome 7, complete sequence DNA segment encodes these proteins:
- a CDS encoding glutaredoxin, which translates to MEWISFFTCVYICVGRISPYSYKLNKEDITIIYRAQCPHSQAALKTLRGLKYGVKEIEEKSNPELVNYVRKYIHPTFPMIFVHGEFIGGNDEFQKKLKSGEIDKMMFKLTNKNGFLYYLFVNTIYSFFLFIKI; encoded by the coding sequence ATGGAATGGATTTCGTTTTTCACGTGTGTCTACATTTGTGTCGGTAGAATATCTCCATATTCttacaaattaaataaagaggatattacaataatatatagAGCCCAATGTCCACATAGCCAAGCTGCATTAAAAACCTTGAGAGGACTTAAATACGGtgttaaagaaattgaGGAAAAATCGAATCCAGAATTGGTAAATTATGTTAGGAAATATATTCACCCCACCTTTCCTATGATTTTTGTGCACGGCGAGTTTATAGGAGGAAATGACGagtttcaaaaaaaactaaaaagtGGTGAAATCGACAAGATGATGTTTAAacttacaaataaaaatggattcttatattatttatttgttaacACAATATAcagtttttttctatttataaaaatttaa
- a CDS encoding glutaredoxin-like protein — protein MRLSLFLPIAYIFVSRAAISSAEIPKQFLAPGIVVVLSRACHFSTELANFLRRNNFPHQEIYVEDDKEANDYIVKNCDGRVPWVYENGHKVGDGIFFMSKYPHLLPNKNLAKSMKLLDNVLDRQCIIGKN, from the coding sequence ATGAGACTGTCATTATTTCTTCCCATagcttatatttttgtgtCTCGTGCTGCCATTTCTTCAGCAGAAATTCCTAAACAATTCCTCGCTCCCGGAATAGTAGTAGTGCTTTCCCGCGCATGCCATTTCAGTACAGAATtagcaaattttttacgaCGAAATAATTTCCCGCATCAAGAAATTTACGTGGAAGACGACAAAGAAGCTAATGATTacatagtaaaaaattgtgaTGGACGAGTACCATGGGTATACGAAAATGGACATAAAGTAGGAGAtggtatattttttatgtccAAATATCCACATTTACTTCCCAACAAAAATCTTGCTAAATCAATGAAATTACTTGACAACGTTCTTGATCGTCAATGTATAATTggtaaaaattaa
- a CDS encoding N-acetlytransferase yields MLTDNVFSFTVIFFQYSFVKSQDTFHSYFTDEQILKSLDLIKNDSLIVHKAFSENEFTDKQLIEEASIYEIFKIKRNDELVASVYFKRNKYYTKISTLFRTYIKEEEGVEMYSLFVNDAYKGQGYARKLIYYALKSLKLHYNFDNNFIIGLHLNEADKFMNISFAMYYAINFDRGSFVDLGPSDFAPKFEEYHNFKDPIMVAKNYNICKNEGCYFAMFGRYCNLLPFNPIRNKTTKNNGENLRKILKNRKNQK; encoded by the coding sequence ATGTTAACTGACAATGTATTTTCATTTAccgttattttttttcaatatagtTTTGTAAAATCTCAAGATACATTTCATAGTTATTTTACTGATGAGCAGATACTAAAAAGTCTAGACTTAATAAAGAATGATTCTTTAATTGTACACAAAGCATTTTCTGAGAACGAGTTTACAGATAAACAACTTATAGAAGAGGCTTCGATTTacgaaatatttaaaataaaacgaAATGACGAACTTGTGGCCTctgtatattttaaaaggaACAAATATTACACAAAAATCAGTACACTTTTTAGAACATacataaaagaagaagaaggtGTGGAAATGTATTCCTTATTCGTTAATGACGCATATAAAGGACAGGGGTATGCGAGGAAGTTAATATATTATGCTTTGAAGTCTTTGAAATtacattataattttgataataattttattataggATTGCACTTAAATGAAGCAGATAAGTTTATGAACATATCATTTGCTATGTATTATGCCATTAATTTTGATAGAGGATCATTCGTTGATCTTGGTCCCTCTGACTTTGCACCTAAATTTGAAGAATATCATAATTTCAAAGATCCTATCATGGTAgcaaaaaattacaatatttgtaaaaatgaAGGATGTTACTTTGCAATGTTTGGCAGATATTGCAATTTACTTCCTTTTAACCctattagaaataaaacaacaaaaaataacgGCGAAAATcttagaaaaattttaaaaaatagaaaaaatcagaaataa